Within Caproicibacterium argilliputei, the genomic segment TGTCGGAATCCTTAAAGAAAATTGTTCCGTTTTACGCGGTTCTCCCCATGGAACAGCGCAGGCAGGACGGCAGCACAGAACCGTTCCGCACGCTGTACCTGCTGCATGGCTATTCAGGCAACTACACCGACTGGCTGTACAACACGCGGATTCAGCAGCTGGCGGACTGGTACCGTATTGCTGTGGTTATGCCCTCCGGTGACAACAGCTTTTACACGGACAACGGCCCGAAAGAGGAACGGTACGCCACGTTTCTGACACAGGAACTGCCTGCGTTTACCCGCGCGCTGTTTCCGCTTTCCGCGAAGCGGGAGGACACCATGCTCGGCGGCTTTTCCATGGGCGGTTACGGTGCGTTTTACAACGGTCTGCGCCACCCGGAGGTTTTCGGCTCCGTCATTGCGCTTTCTTCCGGCTTCATTTTGGATCGCGTGCTGATGCTGCAGCC encodes:
- a CDS encoding alpha/beta hydrolase, with amino-acid sequence MNFLSESLKKIVPFYAVLPMEQRRQDGSTEPFRTLYLLHGYSGNYTDWLYNTRIQQLADWYRIAVVMPSGDNSFYTDNGPKEERYATFLTQELPAFTRALFPLSAKREDTMLGGFSMGGYGAFYNGLRHPEVFGSVIALSSGFILDRVLMLQPGEHDNIEGYSFYESVFGDLSKLRGGDCDPEALAERLARSDKPRPRIYLACGTEDDLLGPNRAMRDRLRALGFDFTYEEGPGEHNWAFWDCYIERALKVLLGEPKKN